A stretch of the Fusarium musae strain F31 chromosome 2, whole genome shotgun sequence genome encodes the following:
- a CDS encoding hypothetical protein (EggNog:ENOG41), protein MPFFPKADAALLSSTVDKHSLPPRPKAIGPIFDANNFKVPIEPWTSDVDSSFYPPKPDPFGPSSIPQEAHCASSSKYVRAYLAKNERLRLSMLWYYARDLDNEPELLAGLQEKACLAQESSGWEYAVVGVLDVNVYIRLATVGLQLAILPRGETLCAHTVTQPPGNVFLLPNMLEDWRFRESPYVEHGGLVAYAGVPLRMQHESGECVGLGSLCVASATGRDPLSKTQQLALARLADWIIHDIIQCARARRQRERHRFVELIAAVQQEPDGEDVQEPILRILRQAFPDESISLQSTGTDQSTIPYPATTSDLKHGLWEDDEYIEDFIANSNFDEPPKDRVVRFISAQCETKLGPSVLVVATKDFRRIFDDVDSWFVHTCATMLTQRWQKRLLTEVMRAKEKFLRGVSHQLRTPIHGILGAAELLTEDLRALTVPGSSKFQPGVEAIMKPLAELGKSSIYLDTISTAGRELMSTVNSMITLNRWADIAAAERQYATHGIESLETSLVKALADFTFRDTRTRAPVFFHHNLTSESEGLRIDINLFRDSILPLIVNALQNTTEGVVTVTQSYTQDTKTLVVDIEDTGCGIPPEDQGRIFDLYEKVGEHSTGAGLGLTLATKFSALLHGSIELVSSEVNRGSHFRATFRDIRPSASPIETKALQFKHLPLSYRHLPSDSPDAHLSSNLAKYLARNGFSSSNDPQECLNIIDYIRDPTEREKYHSILPQGQVAICLVTNSDETDVPESCTNIVFVDGPFSSSTLDSALRKADELLARLKSTQTSPQPSPASLEDPKSLLSPPDQTPESDQKSTSDEGYDSVAGSSVAHQTTEALLADSLAKAVSQIEAATTDLPIRPLIPSTTSKPMTLIVDDNAVNLRILEMYCKKRGLPYLSAIDGHQAVELFRKQQTSSQPIGLILMDLQMPVCDGISATRQIRAMETSSKAVLFIVTGQDSLMDREAASKAGADNYLVKPVGIRMLDSSLERYFPDLVTS, encoded by the exons ATGCCTTTCTTCCCCAAGGCAGACGCCGCGCTCCTCTCCTCAACTGTCGATAAACATTCCCTCCCTCCGCGTCCAAAGGCCATCGGCCCCATCTTCGATGCCAACAACTTCAAGGTCCCGATAGAGCCGTGGACTTCCGACGTCGATTCGTCCTTCTACCCTCCGAAGCCAGATCCGTTCGGCCCGTCGTCGATACCGCAGGAGGCGCATTGTGCGTCGTCTTCGAAATATGTGCGAGCGTACTTGGCAAAGAATGAaaggctgaggctgtctATGCTATGGTACTATGCGAGGGATCTGGACAACGAGCCTGAACTCCTCGCGGGTCTGCAGGAGAAGGCGTGCCTTGCTCAGGAGTCGTCGGGCTGGGAGtatgctgttgttggtgtgCTGGATGTCAATGTTTACATTCGTCTGGCCACGGTAGGCCTTCAACTTGCTATTCTTCCCCGTGGTGAAACCCTCTGCGCACATACCGTTACTCAACCACCTGGA AATGTCTTCCTCTTACCGAACATGCTCGAAGACTGGAGGTTTCGCGAATCGCCATACGTCGAACACGGTGGACTCGTCGCATATGCCGGTGTCCCGCTCCGGATGCAGCACGAGTCAGGTGAATGCGTCGGACTCGGTTCGCTGTGCGTAGCGTCAGCGACAGGTCGAGATCCGTTATCCAAGACACAGCAGCTTGCACTCGCTCGATTAGCCGACTGGATCATCCACGATATAATACAATGTGCACGAGCGCGACGCCAACGCGAGCGTCACCGATTTGTTGAGCTCATCGCAGCAGTGCAACAAGAACCCGACGGCGAAGATGTCCAGGAACCTATCCTCCGAATCCTCCGACAAGCCTTCCCCGACGAGTCAATAAGCTTGCAGTCTACGGGCACCGATCAATCGACAATCCCATACCCCGCGACGACATCAGATTTGAAGCACGGGTTGTGGGAGGATGACGAGTACATCGAGGATTTCATCGCAAACTCCAATTTCGACGAGCCACCGAAAGATAGAGTAGTACGCTTCATCTCAGCACAATGCGAAACGAAACTCGGCCCCTCGGTCCTCGTCGTCGCGACAAAAGATTTCCGAAGAATatttgacgatgttgactcCTGGTTCGTGCACACCTGCGCTACCATGCTCACCCAGCGATGGCAGAAACGTCTCCTCACAGAAGTCATGCGAGCAAAAGAGAAGTTCCTCCGCGGTGTATCGCATCAGCTCCGAACCCCCATCCACGGCATCCTCGGCGCTGCAGAGCTATTGACGGAGGATCTAAGGGCATTGACAGTGCCTGGAAGTTCGAAATTCCAGCCTGGTGTAGAAGCTATCATGAAGCCGCTTGCTGAGCTGGGCAAGTCGTCCATCTACCTCGATACAATATCTACTGCAGGCAGAGAGCTCATGTCGACCGTCAACAGTATGATCACTCTCAACCGCTGGGCTGATATCGCTGCTGCCGAACGACAATATGCTACGCATGGTATCGAGTCTCTGGAGACGTCACTCGTCAAGGCATTGGCAGACTTCACCTTCAGGGACACGCGCACACGAGCACCCGTCTTCTTCCATCACAACCTCACTTCCGAAAGCGAAGGCCTCCGAATCGATATCAACCTCTTCCGAGACAGTATCCTTCCTCTTATTGTAAACGCTCTGCAAAACACGACCGAAGGAGTCGTGACCGTCACACAGTCCTATACACAAGATACAAAGACGCTCGTGGTGGATATTGAGGATACAGGCTGTGGTATTCCTCCTGAGGACCAAGGCCGTATTTTCGATCTGTACGAGAAGGTGGGCGAGCACTCGACTGGTGCTGGACTTGGTTTGACCCTTGCGACCAAGTTCTCAGCACTACTCCACGGCTCGATTGAGTTGGTGTCGTCCGAGGTCAATCGTGGTTCTCACTTCCGCGCGACGTTCCGCGACATTCGCCCCTCTGCTTCTCCCATCGAAACAAAAGCCCTGCAATTCAAGCATTTGCCATTGAGCTACCGACACCTTCCATCCGATTCACCCGACGCGCACTTGTCCTCGAACCTAGCAAAATACCTAGCCCGAAAtggcttctcctcatcgaACGACCCCCAAGAATGTCTCAACATCATTGACTACATACGCGATCCTACTGAACGAGAGAAATATCATTCAATACTACCGCAGGGACAAGTCGCCATCTGTCTAGTCACCAATTCGGATGAAACCGACGTTCCCGAATCATGCACCAACATTGTCTTCGTTGACGGACCTTTCTCCTCGTCTACACTGGACTCTGCACTCCGGAAAGCAGATGAACTGTTAGCACGACTAAAGTCAACGCAAACATCCCCACAACCATCTCCCGCATCCCTCGAAGATCCGAAATCCCTTCTTTCACCCCCTGACCAAACTCCCGAGAGCGATCAAAAGTCCACCTCAGACGAAGGCTACGACTCCGTCGCCGGCTCATCAGTCGCCCACCAAACAACCGAAGCCCTCCTAGCCGACTCCCTCGCAAAAGCCGTATCTCAAATCGAAGCCGCAACAACCGACCTCCCCATCCGCCCGCTCATCCCCTCCACAACCTCGAAACCTATGACCCTCATCGTCGACGACAACGCAGTAAACCTACGCATCCTAGAAATGTACTGCAAGAAGCGCGGTCTCCCCTACCTGAGTGCCATAGACGGGCACCAGGCAGTAGAGCTGTTTAGGAAGCAGCAGACGTCTTCGCAGCCGATCGGCCTCATCCTCATGGATCTCCAGATGCCGGTTTGCGACGGGATCAGCGCTACGCGGCAGATCAGGGCTATGGAGACGAGCAGCAAGGCGGTGCTGTTTATTGTCACGGGGCAGGATAGTCTGATGGATAGGGAGGCGGCGAGCAAGGCGGGTGCGGATAATTATCTTGTTAAGCCGGTGGGGATAAGGATGCTGGATAGTAGTCTTGAGAGGTATTTTCCGGATCTGGTGACGAgctag
- a CDS encoding hypothetical protein (EggNog:ENOG41), which produces MATPTDPLNFIPADIFFPTVPNFTKPSEALTVESTTSTSPSDPLRYAAHITLKGEPNTHCLVQFASPQIWRVRYNPKYTAVSDYDDFNSRTIVRDTFSSLVDDLQQEYRDSEAWNSHPAQEGWFWKTTFEQKSSDHWVLTTVEYETSESTGVPNTALHFFASPFRIVATRKLKPLDADPAFLKTVGIDTVSEYEEIIWQTTEETFSYQGNPNIGAVNNVVLNIKKPGPAAYLGFGEQGGRTVIKKPTYLNFFCYDNFNYSKVYGLGALDTREPLYHSTPFFLEMNGTPDRKNVTGVMVDNYSQVAIDLGKNDSHTISIATRFNTFDAWILTADDVPRMIWQYTSIVGRPKLKPRFILGHHQACYGYSNEGTVNNVVQSNYGFPNVGSFLNGLKAKGVKSCTNITPILTIRPSDQGPYTALDSFWDVNDKKNPETNLLVADKRYMDGLPNNQPLCWRYDGGLQNLDPNNVDQRERFADYIGAPDYRDDYNFSENYNSGYPFHGGVSYGTNLGTPGFYPDLNRKAARKKWGEQYQYLFDNGLEFVWQDMTTPAAAKCYGDSLGFPSRLLMTDDSYTNPPKTKTAIELWSLYSYNLHKATYHGLNNLKGRENKRNFIIGRGSQTGMHRYAGLWTGDNGSSWDFFRISVAQVLALGYSGLSIAGVDMGGFTADPANTLPNPRWCDPELLIRWYAGAFALPWYRNHYLQHPEASSGGCKAFQLRYSLLQVLYDYMFANLINGLPVARAMLVTDPFDTSLFNSNQGFIDNQYLLGHNILVCPQVEEKARRRDVYLPNSDKWYPSNLRVNNQGFGPDPILKHAAVLQKPAPGGKIVDYDCHIPDAVANPEQVAYVTPVYIRGGAIIPQLDVRQYVKEGDLNPPTIHVYPGGKTTEPTSYSMYLDDGVSRDSAPIELPQHKYKDAAKYTKAKGIYREVKITQENSKTNRKITIRHQWDGYDAKATVGDTYNFAIWTVQATAPPESQISVDFEDENGMTVIDSGLTSTYISGRGVLTVSVPVHLVPSLKTPQNYTQGSSADRYLAINVSGLP; this is translated from the exons atggctactCCCACGGACCCCCTCAACTTCATCCCCGCAGACATATTCTTCCCTACCGTCCCAAACTTCACCAAACCCTCTGAAGCTCTCACTGTTGAATCAACTACCTCAACATCCCCCAGCGATCCTCTTCGCTATGCTGCGCACATCACGCTAAAGGGTGAGCCCAACACTCACTGTCTAGTCCAATTTGCATCGCCGCAGATTTGGAGAGTCAGATATAATCCAAAGTACACTGCTGTGTCGGACTATGATGATTTCAACTC CCGTACTATCGTTAGAGATACTTTCTCGAGCTTGGTAGATGATCTCCAGCAGGAGTATAGAGACTCTGAGGCTTGGAACTCGCATCCTGCTCAGGAGGGATGGTTCTGGAAGACGACCTTTGAGCAGAAGTCTTCAGACCACTGGGTCCTCACT ACCGTTGAGTACGAGACTAGTGAATCTACTGGTGTCCCAAACACAGCTCTTCACTTCTTCGCCTCCCCATTCCGTATCGTC GCGACGAGAAAACTCAAGCCTCTCGACGCAGACCCAGCGTTCTTGAAGACCGTTGGTATAGACACTGTGTCAGAGTACGAGGAGATCATCTGGCAGACTACAGAGGAGACCTTCTCGTATCAAGGTAATCCAAACATCGGTGCCGTGAACAATGTTgttctcaacatcaagaagccTGGACCAGCGGCGTATCTTGGTTTTGGAGAGCAGGGTGGACGGACTGTTATCAAGAAGCCTACGtatctcaacttcttct GTTATGATAACTTCAACTACTCGAAAGTATATGGCCTTGGAGCTCTGGACACTCGAGAACCGCT GTACCATTCTACACCTTTCTTTCTGGAGATGAACGGCACTCCGGATCGGAAGAATGTTACGGGTGTTATGGTGGATAACTACTCCCAAGTTGCCATCGACCTTGGAAAGAATGATTCGCATACCATCAGTATCGCTACGCGCTTCAACACCTTTGACGCATGGATTCTCACGGCCGATGATGTACCGAGGATGATTTG GCAATACACCTCCATTGTCGGAAGACCTAAGCTCAAGCCTCGTTTCATTCTGGGTCACCATCAAGCAT GCTACGGTTATTCCAACGAGGGCACAGTGAACAACGTTGTACAAAG TAACTATGGCTTCCCCAACGTGGGGTCTTTCTTGAACGGTCTGAAGGCAAAGGGCGTCAAGAGCTGCACCAACATCACCCCCATTCTCACCATTCGTCCCTCGGATCAAGGTCCCTACACAGCACTGGATAGCTTTTGGGATGTGAATGATAAGAAGAACCCAGAGACCAA CCTTCTGGTCGCTGATAAGCGATATATGGATGGCCTGCCTAACAACCAACCTCTTTGCTGGCGCTACGACGGTGGTCTGCAGAACCTGGACCCTAATAACGTTGACCAGCGTGAGAGGTTTGCAGACTATATCGGCGCTCCTGACTATAGAGATGACTATAACTTTTCTGAGAATTATAACAGCGGTTATCCATTCCACGGCGGTGTTAGCTATGGCACTAACCTTGGAACT CCCGGATTCTATCCTGATCTGAACAGAAAAGCTGCGAGGAAGAAGTGGGGAGAGCAGTATCAGTATCTTTTCGACAACGGTCTTGAATTCGTCTGGCAAG ACATGACAACTCCAGCCGCCGCAAAATGCTACGGCGATTCCCTCGG TTTCCCCTCCCGTCTCCTAATGACAGACGACTCCTACACCAACCCTCCCAAAACCAAAACCGCCATCGAGCTCTGGAGTCTCTACTCCTACAACCTCCACAAAGCAACATACCACggcctcaacaacctcaaaggCCGCGAGAACAAACgcaacttcatcatcggccGCGGAAGCCAGACCGGCATGCACCGCTACGCAGGCCTCTGGACCGGCGATAACGGTAGCTCATGGGACTTTTTCAGAATCTCTGTTGCGCAGGTCCTTGCGCTGGGATATAGCGGTTTGAGTATCGCGGGCGTGGATATGGGTGGTTTTACGGCTGATCCGGCGAATACGCTGCCGAATCCGCGGTGGTGTGATCCGGAGTTGTTGATTAGGTGGTATGCGGGGGCGTTTGCGCTGCCGTGGTATCGGAATCATTATTTGCAGCATCCGGAGGCTAGTTCGGGGGGTTGCAAGGCTTTTCAG CTTCGATACTCCCTGCTTCAAGTCTTGTACGACTACATGTTTGCCAACTTGATCAACGGTCTGCCAGTCGCTCGTGCAATG CTCGTTACCGATCCCTTTGATACAAgcctcttcaactccaacCAAGGATTCATCGACAACCAGTACCTTCTCGGCCACAATATCCTGGTCTGTCCTCAAGTTGAGGAAAAGGCAAGACGTCGCGATGTCTATCTTCCAAACTCTGACAAGTGGTATCCCTCTAATCTTCGCGTCAACAACCAAGGCTTTGGGCCAGACCCGATTCTCAAACATGCTGCTGTGTTGCAAAAACCAGCTCCTGGTGGCAAGATCGTGGATTATGACTGTCACATCCCTGATGCTGTCGCCAACCCGGAGCAGGTCGCTTATGTTACTCCTGTTTACATTCGAGGAG GTGCCATCATTCCTCAACTTGACGTTCGTCAGTATGTCAAAGAGGGCGATCTGAACCCGCCTACCATTCATGTATACCCAGGCGGCAAGACTACTGAGCCTACA TCATACTCGATGTATCTCGACGATGGTGTCAGCCGCGACAGTGCGCCCATCGAGCTGCCTCAGCACAAGTACAAAGACGCAGCAAAGTATACCAAAGCAAAGGGTATCTATCGCGAAGTCAAAATCACTCAA GAAAACAGCAAAACAAACCGCAAGATCACCATTCGGCACCAATGGGACGGCTACGACGCCAAAGCAACCGTCGGCGACACCTACAACTTTGCCATCTGGACCGTTCAAGCCACTGCGCCGCCTGAGTCACAGATTAGCGTTGActttgaggatgagaatggcatgACAGTCATTGACTCTGGACTGACGTCGACTTATATCTCAGGTCGTGGTGTTTTGACGGTTAGTGTACCGGTGCATCTTGTGCCGTCGCTCAAAACACCTCAGAACTATACGCAGGGGTCTTCCGCGGATCGGTATTTGGCTATTAATGTTAGTGGACTGCCTTAA
- a CDS encoding hypothetical protein (EggNog:ENOG41), with protein sequence MATTASNNVAGTENITLSSAPSTPSMPSKNEQPDPIARGPPPLPYNLHEHKLMIFLFWFLILTECTLIPIIFYFTISNLTDLRPGAMFAIITAMFGFISGGEYGLRGLRLALKRDTYRPLNGAGRWSFDTVHLVLGPPYFVMTALMIGFSIPDPPMMRGLSIIMPVGILMRTISTGDSAFTA encoded by the exons ATGGCGACGACTGCTTCGAATAACGTGGCTGGCACGGAGAACATAACGCTCTCTTCTGCTCCGAGCACGCCGTCTATGCCTAGCAAGAATGAGCAGCCTGATCCTATCGCGCGCGGTCCTCCGCCTCTACCGTATAACCTCCACGAGCACAAGCTCATGATCTTTCTCTTCTGGTTCCTCATTTTGACGGAATGCACACTCATCCCGATTATTTTTTACTTCACAATCTCTAACCTCACCGATTTACGACCGGGCGCCATGTTTGCCATCATAACGGCGATGTTTGGGTTTATTTCTGGTGGAGAATATGGTCTTCGCGGGTTACGACTTGCGCTTAAGCGCGATACTTATCGGCCTCTCAACGGCGCGGGACGATGGAGTTTCGATACGGTGCATTTAGTCCTCGGACCACCGTACTTTGTCATGACGGCGCTCATGATTGGGTTCAGCATCCCTGAtccgccgatgatgaggggTCTGAGCATCATCATGCCAGTCGGTATCCTAATG CGTACCATTTCAACTGGAGACTCCGCTTTCACCGCCTAA
- a CDS encoding hypothetical protein (CAZy:AA1), with protein MGFWKRLTEFLFIHRFTDQTKFSHTYSPVQDLSLVDAFDAESIDGACNSPTNRRCWSNGFDIHTDYEEVIPEGKVRKPGENFTYVWRATQYGTSWYHNADGLAGALKINGPTSMDYDVDLGPVLITDNFHKTTFSQVQLEYLGRPPAPDSMLMNGNGRYYCCPSLDKNCKGDSKLTSFHFEPNKTYKMSLVNTAASTHTTFWIDYHDFWVVATDFVPIVPYKTDMINIAIGQRYDIIVNATAVKGKNSRNVNFWMHARDCQNGGARSNLGIIRYDANSKSIPWTPPPKEDNICYGCQDEPSEKLKPIVQRNITQHNDDYIKNSFKVHLVGYPNEFKKDSMMHKWVLANSSFYLDWAEPSLSLVKIASEKGWNNPQFPVGYEPVTLDYANGTWVAFLIEGKFTESIHNSTTKGHRKVYKTQAPVAHPIHVHGHDFVLLDSGNKEFDPKNFTLQLTNPPRRDVVLLPVDGYIIIAFQINNPGVWLMHCHIAFHASGGLALQFIESPRTIGPMFKNSGILPTYSETCANWAAYYTMFNKHNNATQDDSGI; from the exons ATGGGTTTTTGGAAGAGACTCACGGAGTTTCTCTTCATTCATCGGTTCACGGACCAGACCAAATTCTCTCATACTTACTCTCCTGTTCAAGATCTTTCTCTTGTTGATGCTTTTGATGCAGAGTCTATTGATGGGGCGTGCAACTCGCCTACGAACAGACGATGCTGGTCTAATGGCTTTGACATTCATACTGATTATGAGGAAGTGATTCCAGAGGGCAAAGTTCGCAAG CCCGGTGAGAACTTCACTTACGTTTGGAGAGCTACACAATACGGAACATCGTGGTATCATA ATGCCGATGGACTTGCAGGCGCTCTCAAGATCAATGGGCCAACTAGCATGGACTACGACGTTGATCTTGGCCCAGTCCTCATCACTGATAACTTTCACAAAACCACCTTCTCCCAAGTCCAGCTCGAATATTTAG GCcgccctccagctccagacAGCATGCTCATGAACGGCAACGGCAGATACTACTGCTGTCCCTCTCTCGACAAGAACTGCAAGGGTGACTCCAAACTCACATCTTTCCACTTCGAACCAAACAAGACTTACAAAATGAGTCTCGTCAACACCGCTGCTTCAACGCACACAACCTTCTGGATTGACTACCATGATTTCTGGGTCGTGGCCACTGACTTTGTCCCCATTGTGCCCTACAAGACAGACATGATCAACATCGCCATTGGTCAGCGCTACGACATTATCGTCAATGCGACAGCTGTCAAGGGGAAGAATAGCAGAAACGTCAACTTTTGGATGCACGCTCGCGATTGTCAGAATGGCGGTGCGAGGTCCAATCTTGGCATCATTCGGTACGATGCTAATTCAAAGTCTATCCCTTGGACACCTCCCCCCAAAGAAGATAACATCTGCTACGGCTGCCAGGATGAGCCTagtgagaagctcaagcctaTTGTGCAGCGCAACATTACACAGCATAACGATGACTACATCAAGAACTCGTTCAAGGTGCATCTCGTCGGATATCCCAATGAATTCAAGAAAGACTCCATGATGCACAAATGGGTCCTCGCCAACTCATCTTTCTATCTTGACTGGGCAGAACCAAGTCTAAGTCTCGTCAAGATTGCTTCTGAAAAGGGCTGGAATAATCCTCAGTTCCCTGTTGGGTATGAACCTGTGACCCTTGACTATGCGAATGGAACGTGGGTTGCATTTCTCATCGAGGGTAAATTCACAGAGTCGATTCATAATTCTACGACAAAGGGACATCGCAAGGTATACAAGACGCAAGCACCCGTCGCGCATCCAATTCATGTGCACGGACATgactttgttcttctcgactCTGGAAACAAAGAGTTTGATCCAAAGAATTTTACTCTTCAACTGACCAATCCTCCTCGTCGGGATGTTGTACTCTTACCGGTTGATGGCTACATTATCATCGCCTTCCAAA TCAACAACCCTGGTGTTTGGCTAATGCACTGTCAT ATCGCCTTCCACGCATCGGGCGGCCTGGCACTTCAATTCATCGAGTCCCCTAGAACCATTGGACCGATGTTTAAAAACTCGGGTATCTTGCCTACATATTCCGAGACGTGTGCGAACTGGGCTGCGTACTATACCATGTTTAACAAGCACAATAATGCGACTCAGGATGATTCTGGTATTTAG
- a CDS encoding hypothetical protein (EggNog:ENOG41), which produces MRLIHTKTFQLEEFYGQPPEYAILSHTWGPDEATYQDWQGNLELMKLKKGHQKIRRVCEQARKDGLMYLWCDTNCIDKSSSSEVSEALNAMFSWYKNASVCYVYLSDVAPIDTGAFDPMVQFRQSRWFTRGWTLPELLAPTSVVFFANDWTTIGTRKTLANTISFVTKIDQQYLDCTFYKASIGERMSWLSKRETERVEDIAYCMLGIFDINMQIIYGEGMRAFIRLQEEIIRVSNDQTLFCWAWDERYVPHDWASILSPSPKTFVDSSIYTEWPVHEAKTYTMTNAGLSIRLPIMNTITESVEQWLVLLNARRDSENQQVALLLNRLPGKDRCTRNRTPPCPVPVLTGSTKLREENMFIAGSRERASYQPDFHGYGSYEVLVTLDSGTIPYDSITSCPRLESGTISLQSWDQAGHYGRVLAIQGMQSIKKNEKRASVFIATLVFGIEVIGSKIEWFCKIRGIQESSSAFSNSTLEEAVYEEEQDIRSQLARTGHWRAIFDQEKDTTSDTVRKHEIDLLTSVSLSSGVRISASSMMAVAHLQLAHIVKPAEVAPWDDGHKFRTADGAKDLSRWLSALE; this is translated from the coding sequence ATGCGTCTCATACACACCAAAACCTTCCAGCTAGAGGAATTCTACGGCCAGCCTCCCGAATATGCCATTTTATCACACACATGGGGTCCCGACGAGGCCACGTACCAAGACTGGCAGGGCAACCTCGAGctcatgaagctcaagaagggaCACCAGAAGATTCGCCGCGTCTGCGAGCAGGCGAGAAAGGATGGCCTCATGTATCTCTGGTGCGACACCAACTGTAtcgacaagagcagcagtTCAGAGGTCTCTGAGGCCCTGAATGCCATGTTTTCCTGGTACAAGAATGCGTCGGTTTGTTATGTTTACCTGAGTGATGTGGCGCCCATTGATACGGGCGCTTTTGACCCAATGGTGCAGTTTAGACAGTCGAGGTGGTTTACTAGAGGGTGGACGCTGCCTGAGCTTTTGGCTCCTACGTCGGTGGTGTTTTTTGCGAATGATTGGACGACGATTGGGACGAGAAAGACGCTTGCCAATACGATTTCCTTTGTTACCAAGATTGATCAGCAATATCTCGACTGTACCTTTTACAAAGCCAGTATTGGTGAGCGCATGTCTTGGTTATCCAAACGAGAGACTGAAAGAGTCGAGGATATCGCTTACTGCATGCTGGGTATCTTTGACATCAACATGCAAATCATCTATGGCGAAGGAATGCGTGCGTTCATCCGACTACAAGAAGAGATTATTCGTGTCTCGAATGACCAAACACTCTTCTGTTGGGCCTGGGACGAGCGATACGTTCCTCACGACTGGGCTAGTATCCTCTCCCCATCACCAAAGACCTTTGTCGACTCAAGCATCTACACCGAATGGCCCGTCCACGAAGCAAAAACATATACCATGACGAATGCCGGTCTATCAATCAGACTACCTATCATGAACACCATCACCGAATCAGTCGAGCAATGGCTCGTTCTTCTCAACGCCAGACGAGACTCAGAGAACCAACAAGTCGCACTGCTTCTAAATCGCTTACCTGGAAAGGACCGCTGCACTCGCAACAGAACACCGCCCTGTCCAGTACCAGTACTCACAGGATCTACCAAACTCCGAGAAGAAAACATGTTCATTGCTGGGAGTCGAGAGCGTGCCTCATACCAGCCTGACTTCCACGGCTACGGCAGCTACGAAGTCCTCGTCACTCTCGACAGCGGCACCATTCCCTACGACAGTATAACATCCTGCCCCCGCCTCGAATCCGGTACCATCAGCCTCCAATCTTGGGATCAAGCAGGCCACTACGGCCGCGTCCTCGCCATCCAAGGCATGCAGAGCATAAAAAAGAACGAGAAGCGCGCATCCGTCTTCATCGCTACCTTAGTATTCGGCATAGAAGTCATCGGTTCCAAAATCGAATGGTTCTGCAAAATCCGCGGCATACAAGAATCCTCCTCCGCGTTTAGCAACAGTACCCTCGAAGAAGCAGTGTACGAAGAGGAGCAGGATATCCGGTCTCAACTTGCGAGGACAGGACACTGGCGGGCTATTTTTGACCAGGAGAAGGATACGACGTCTGATACGGTGCGAAAACATGAGATTGATTTGTTGACCTCGGTGTCGTTGAGTTCCGGGGTGAGGATATCGGcgtcgtcgatgatggcggtTGCGCATTTGCAGTTGGCGCATATTGTCAAGCCGGCTGAGGTGGCGCCGTGGGATGATGggcataagtttaggacTGCGGATGGAGCGAAGGATCTGTCGAGATGGTTGAGTGCTTTGGAATGA